One Neisseria sicca genomic region harbors:
- a CDS encoding AbrB/MazE/SpoVT family DNA-binding domain-containing protein, with translation MGTALRLTAKNQVTLKKEFLLHLGITAGDRIHVSKLPNGELRIRAEKKKTVSHKSFRDFAGCLGNPHDVHLSIDELNEAIADAGAAAGLEGLKLK, from the coding sequence ATGGGAACGGCTTTGAGATTAACCGCTAAAAATCAGGTTACGCTGAAAAAAGAGTTTTTGCTGCATTTGGGCATTACTGCCGGAGACAGAATCCATGTCAGCAAACTGCCTAACGGCGAGCTGCGGATACGGGCAGAAAAGAAGAAAACTGTTTCTCACAAATCATTTAGGGATTTCGCCGGTTGTTTAGGCAATCCGCATGATGTCCATCTATCCATTGATGAGCTGAACGAAGCTATTGCCGATGCTGGGGCAGCGGCAGGTTTAGAAGGATTGAAACTCAAATGA
- a CDS encoding conjugal transfer protein TraL translates to MQEVNLIVQSKGGCGKTFCCASYAQYVAARAANQVEVHCYDTDTSNRTLSRYKPLHVQVINILTRDNNVDIRNFDGLVEQFLEKDGIGIVDTGSNTFIPLMSYIAENNIAELLRESGVRLILHVPIEGGQAQVDCIESLGRILNDVDAEVVVWLNEFHGAVENAGKPFEQFGVYQKHKDRIIGIVRVEKRNPDTYGKDIEQMTKLHLTFDEVDATTEMTFMPKQRLRNVKRDLFSKLESLPVMANTLNGGDDGK, encoded by the coding sequence ATGCAAGAAGTAAATTTGATAGTTCAGAGTAAAGGCGGATGTGGCAAAACATTTTGCTGCGCCTCATACGCGCAATATGTGGCGGCAAGGGCTGCTAATCAGGTAGAAGTACACTGCTACGATACCGATACCAGCAACCGTACGTTGAGCCGGTACAAACCGTTGCACGTCCAAGTAATCAACATCCTGACACGGGATAACAACGTTGATATTCGTAATTTTGACGGACTCGTTGAGCAGTTCTTGGAAAAAGACGGTATAGGCATTGTCGATACCGGTTCCAACACTTTTATTCCACTGATGTCGTATATCGCTGAAAACAACATCGCCGAACTGCTGCGGGAATCAGGTGTGCGCCTGATTCTTCATGTGCCGATTGAAGGCGGACAGGCGCAGGTTGACTGCATCGAAAGTTTGGGACGGATTTTGAACGACGTCGACGCTGAAGTAGTAGTTTGGCTGAACGAGTTCCACGGCGCAGTGGAGAATGCTGGCAAACCGTTCGAACAGTTCGGTGTTTACCAAAAACACAAAGACCGCATTATCGGTATTGTGCGCGTGGAAAAACGTAATCCCGACACGTACGGCAAAGACATTGAACAAATGACCAAACTGCATCTGACTTTTGACGAGGTGGATGCTACGACAGAAATGACGTTTATGCCCAAACAGCGACTCCGGAACGTGAAGCGCGATCTTTTCTCCAAACTGGAAAGCCTGCCAGTGATGGCAAATACTTTGAATGGTGGGGACGATGGAAAATAA
- a CDS encoding LexA family protein has product MNKTIGQRIRQKRKEFKWTQQELAKKLKDISHVAISQWESNTTKPNAENLYELSQVLGCDLGWLLKGEGEDTNTNVVFIEDSNNRKIPVLDVAQIENWNLRIPIPNPIKGAYLMSNIHDPNKCFALKISGDSMNPDFVEGDLIVVDIEQKPEPGEFVVARIDKDVVFRKYQVVSSVNGEPECFSLSPLNRDFPPFSSSRHTIEIIGTMVEHRIFRRKR; this is encoded by the coding sequence GTGAATAAGACAATCGGACAACGGATTCGGCAAAAAAGGAAAGAGTTCAAATGGACTCAACAAGAACTGGCGAAGAAGCTCAAAGATATTTCCCACGTGGCAATTTCCCAGTGGGAATCAAATACGACTAAGCCTAATGCAGAAAATTTATACGAGCTATCTCAAGTACTCGGTTGCGATTTAGGCTGGCTTTTAAAAGGTGAAGGCGAAGATACAAACACCAATGTAGTTTTTATAGAGGATTCAAACAATCGGAAAATTCCCGTTTTGGATGTTGCTCAAATAGAAAATTGGAATCTGCGGATACCAATACCCAATCCAATAAAAGGAGCTTATCTTATGAGTAATATCCATGACCCCAACAAATGCTTCGCATTGAAAATTTCCGGTGATTCAATGAATCCAGATTTTGTAGAAGGAGATTTGATCGTCGTTGATATAGAACAAAAGCCTGAACCTGGTGAATTTGTAGTTGCTCGCATTGATAAGGATGTAGTCTTCAGAAAATATCAAGTAGTAAGTTCTGTGAACGGAGAACCCGAATGTTTTTCTCTTTCTCCATTAAATCGGGACTTTCCACCGTTCTCTTCTTCACGTCACACCATTGAAATTATTGGTACCATGGTTGAACATCGCATTTTTCGAAGGAAGCGATAA
- a CDS encoding type II toxin-antitoxin system VapC family toxin — translation MRQIAIDTNVLVRLFVDDDLVQRDKALELLESADSVIVPTTVFLECVWVLTRSYKMEKNLVLQQLRSFSESIPNLVIQEDELGAGFAIMEDNGDFADGVNEFLGRMMGASCFVTFDRKAAVLLESKGLVVEQIK, via the coding sequence ATGAGGCAGATTGCTATTGATACCAATGTTTTGGTAAGGTTGTTCGTTGATGACGATTTGGTACAAAGAGATAAGGCATTGGAATTACTGGAAAGTGCTGATAGTGTGATTGTGCCAACCACGGTATTTTTAGAATGCGTATGGGTTTTGACCCGTAGTTATAAAATGGAAAAAAACCTTGTTTTGCAACAACTTCGCAGTTTCTCCGAATCTATCCCCAATTTGGTTATTCAGGAGGACGAGTTGGGAGCGGGATTTGCAATTATGGAAGACAATGGCGATTTTGCCGACGGAGTCAACGAGTTTTTGGGACGCATGATGGGAGCGTCGTGTTTCGTTACTTTTGACCGTAAGGCAGCAGTTTTGCTTGAAAGTAAGGGCTTGGTAGTCGAGCAGATTAAATAA
- a CDS encoding TrbM/KikA/MpfK family conjugal transfer protein, with protein sequence MNKSLGLLAAAMLGAAPAAFADDVMNGDTRLACEAVLCLSSGDRPSECAPSIKRYFSIRHKKLGDTLKARRNFLKMCPTSSENAEMAGLTDAIAEGAGRCDAQELNRMMRYTKLEKVCEQKTKYSLGRKYVVEDNCQTVKKTYIRPDKPGYCKAYFDHGWTTVADKVRYVGEERNGGRWVDVR encoded by the coding sequence ATGAATAAATCTTTGGGTTTGCTGGCTGCCGCCATGCTGGGGGCTGCTCCTGCGGCTTTTGCTGACGATGTGATGAACGGTGATACTCGCTTGGCGTGCGAGGCAGTTTTGTGTCTGTCGTCAGGCGACCGTCCAAGCGAGTGTGCGCCGTCGATTAAGCGTTATTTTTCTATCCGACACAAGAAATTGGGCGATACGCTCAAGGCGCGGCGAAATTTTCTCAAAATGTGCCCGACAAGTTCGGAAAACGCTGAAATGGCGGGTTTGACAGACGCGATTGCTGAGGGCGCGGGTCGCTGCGACGCGCAGGAACTGAACCGCATGATGCGCTATACGAAGTTGGAAAAGGTTTGCGAACAAAAGACCAAATACAGCTTGGGACGTAAATATGTTGTCGAGGACAACTGCCAAACGGTCAAGAAAACCTACATTCGCCCAGACAAGCCGGGTTATTGCAAGGCTTATTTCGATCACGGCTGGACGACGGTAGCCGACAAAGTACGCTACGTCGGCGAAGAACGAAATGGCGGACGCTGGGTTGATGTCCGCTAG
- a CDS encoding Cro/CI family transcriptional regulator, which translates to MLKADVLKFFGSKSATAQHLDVSPSAVTQWKDIIPEKQAYRIEKITNGKLKVNPSLYNKRK; encoded by the coding sequence ATGTTGAAAGCAGATGTCCTAAAATTCTTCGGCTCTAAAAGTGCCACCGCTCAGCACTTGGATGTTAGCCCTTCAGCAGTCACTCAATGGAAGGATATTATTCCCGAAAAACAAGCATATAGGATTGAGAAAATCACAAATGGGAAATTGAAAGTCAATCCTTCTCTTTACAACAAGAGAAAATAA
- a CDS encoding excisionase family DNA-binding protein — protein MSKTYTVEEAAEYCKCHAETIRQYIRKGMLEASRPGRRYCITQAALDVFLMRKENEQVQASLEHRSKAKCRSTYETAFTTSILEQKAAAELDSLLEPKTKRKRKSFMIN, from the coding sequence ATGAGTAAAACCTACACCGTGGAAGAGGCAGCAGAATACTGCAAATGCCACGCCGAAACCATCCGACAATACATCCGTAAAGGGATGCTCGAGGCCAGCCGACCTGGCCGCCGTTATTGTATTACCCAAGCCGCACTTGACGTTTTTCTGATGCGAAAAGAAAATGAACAAGTGCAGGCTTCGCTCGAACACAGGAGTAAAGCAAAATGCCGATCTACTTACGAAACGGCGTTTACTACGTCGATATTAGAACAGAAAGCGGCCGCAGAATTAGACAGTCTGTTGGAACCAAAAACAAAAAGGAAGCGCAAAAGCTTCATGATAAATTAA
- a CDS encoding tyrosine-type recombinase/integrase: MYLRNGVYYVDIRTESGRRIRQSVGTKNKKEAQKLHDKLTYELWQHEHFDEKPKRLWEEAAVRWIKEKSDKKSIKDDICRLRMLPKLRGVYLHHLSRDFIMDVVDRLPCSNSTKNRYIALIRSILYKAQNEWGWIDKVPKLKLKKEAEKRIRWLKPEEAEQLINALPDDHWRAIAKFSFCTGLRQRNVFGLRWEQVDLNRKTAWIYPDEAKAGRPIGVPLNDVAIRVLSERMGIHKTYVFTNRENKPITALSSRMWKRTLERAGISNFRWHDIRHTWASWLVQRGVPLVALKEMGGWERLDMVMRYAHLATDHLIAHAEVLDDLENFGHKLGTKQKDSLNYKLSSSNLES; the protein is encoded by the coding sequence ATCTACTTACGAAACGGCGTTTACTACGTCGATATTAGAACAGAAAGCGGCCGCAGAATTAGACAGTCTGTTGGAACCAAAAACAAAAAGGAAGCGCAAAAGCTTCATGATAAATTAACATACGAGTTATGGCAGCACGAACATTTTGACGAAAAACCGAAACGGCTGTGGGAGGAGGCCGCAGTCAGGTGGATTAAAGAAAAATCCGATAAAAAAAGTATCAAAGACGACATCTGCCGCTTGCGGATGTTGCCGAAATTGCGCGGAGTCTATCTACATCATTTGAGCCGTGATTTCATTATGGATGTGGTGGACAGACTGCCTTGCAGCAACAGTACCAAAAACCGTTATATTGCTTTGATACGATCTATTTTGTACAAGGCTCAAAACGAATGGGGTTGGATTGACAAAGTTCCAAAGCTGAAACTGAAAAAAGAGGCAGAAAAGCGTATTCGTTGGTTGAAACCTGAAGAAGCGGAGCAGCTAATCAACGCATTGCCGGACGATCATTGGCGTGCAATTGCCAAATTCAGTTTCTGTACAGGGCTACGGCAACGTAACGTGTTTGGTTTACGATGGGAACAAGTCGATTTAAACCGTAAGACGGCTTGGATCTACCCCGATGAAGCCAAAGCAGGCAGACCGATTGGTGTGCCGCTAAACGATGTCGCGATACGGGTCTTATCGGAACGGATGGGGATACACAAAACTTATGTATTCACCAATCGAGAAAACAAACCCATAACGGCATTGTCGAGCAGAATGTGGAAACGCACGTTGGAAAGGGCGGGCATTTCTAATTTCAGATGGCACGACATCCGGCACACGTGGGCAAGCTGGCTAGTTCAGCGAGGAGTACCTCTGGTTGCTCTAAAAGAAATGGGAGGGTGGGAACGGTTAGATATGGTTATGCGTTACGCACATTTAGCGACCGACCATCTGATAGCTCATGCCGAAGTTCTGGATGACCTTGAAAATTTTGGACACAAATTGGGCACAAAGCAAAAAGACAGCCTGAATTATAAGCTGTCTTCTAGTAATTTAGAGTCTTAG